The nucleotide sequence AATCATGAAGGCTTGCGCGCTAACTTAGACATGCTAGAGGAGTGTAGAGAAATTGCAGCTATACGAGAAGCCATGAACAAGCAGAAAATCTCCAAGTACTATGATAAGCACGTCAAGCCATTGTCATTCAAAGTGGCAGAGTATGTGTGGCACAATAATGAAGCAAGCCAAGCAGAGGATACTGGAAAGCTTGGGCCCAATTGGGAGGGTCCATATGAAATAATTTGCACAAGTGCTATAGGATCTTATATCCTAGCTGAAGTAACTGGAAGACGAGTACCTCGTACTTGGCATGCAACCAATTTAAAAAGATGTTATATATAATTGTCAGGCTGCAGCACATGGATTGATCACCCCACACTATGAGCACTTACATTTTTAGTTTACTTAAAATGTTGCTTTATTTCCAAAGACAATTAGTATTTCTTTTTGGTTGTAATGGTTTGTCATTTGGTTATGACTTttggattttatttattttgtcatgAATAAATTTAATTTCTTTATGGAAACATTTGGTTATGTTTCAACACACATTTTGGTAGCAGTTACGTGCATCCTGCCTTTTAAGGGATGATCTCTAGCTCCCGCATGGCAggagcctgtttggttacaaggctagatttTAGGTTGGGTAACAGACATTGGTTTGTCTAGACCAACACACTCTCGCAGACTAGAAGACTGCAAGTCATCACTATAAACGACAAGCATTGGGGTTGCTTGCCCACTAAGCTAAGTGTTGGTTCACTTGGAAGACTCTAAGTACTTTACTTAGTAATGCAATGAAAAGCGCTGGCATTGTACACAATAGTTTGGCGTCAGTTAGCATTACTAAACTTTGAGTATAAACAAAGTATACATTGGTTTGTATGCATCACAATTACGATATTTGTTAAATGTAATAAAGACTTGAAACAATAAAGTTACCAAAAGAAATTTCATTAGTGTTGCACTAAGTTATAATAGTGCCAAGAGAAAACATTAAACATAAGAGTACTAGGGGCATGCAGGCCCAATAAGCAAAATATGGCAAGCAGGCCTAAGCTTTAATAATTGGCATGCAGGcctagtaataaaaaaaaatagaaagaaagGAAAATTTAAACTATGTGGCATTATTTGGAACGCTGCCCTACACTAATGGGAATGATCCTTCGAACCCTTGCCACAGCGATCAGGCGGATCACCCCATGTAAAAAGAAAAACAAGGTTTGGCCTATATGTGGTCCTGTACAGAAAGGCGGGGAGCACATCCATGTTGCAGGATGTACCCTCAAAGTGCGGGCGCACAGGGCCGAAGACGTTTGTCATAACCTGacattaaccataaggacgaatacaataacatatgatttcatcgcaaggtattgacctttatatgcgacatttttcaaaaactgcattcgtttttacaatacaaaccatagcttttattacaaatacaaggtttaaacaacttaataatgattatcgtttagcgataatcttagacttacaaactttacatgtgataataacaatacgacctccaacatattttacattacaaatcctccgatatgcagttttatttttgacacaaatatgcatactcaagatcttgcttaaattcaacatgttgcagcggaagcttttagttatcacctgagaataaacatgcgtaaaacgtcaacataaagttggtgagatataggtttaatgccggcagcgttataaatatagaccacaagatttcatatataaactttttaataaaaatattctaagttgttgagcacttgataaccatacttaacatttaatcaacgtcgcatattccctttattatgaaatcttactacaccgtaccaagtgtagtcaccgaaacgaagtactgtgcaaccgttgaataatggtcgtccagtccggttggggttgtcaggcccgatagatctatcaacaggattcgcgtttacaatacctcatgtaaataatagttaccaagttacagggaagtatgccagtggtacaactcaatgtagaatatatatttttaatcacttgtgtccataacgtaaatcataaaatgcatgtattctcatcccgaaatatttagagtttaaaagtgggactatatactcacttttgccttgaaggtatttatcacgacttggtctccgatagatatcacgaacctaaccatatatataatatatcaacatattttctttttaagtaatcgttacatatatatatatatatatatatatatatatatatatatatacttttaatacttttaatattttcttagtccgtagttagcagtccgatgttagtggtccacaattagttgctcaataaaataaataaaaaccccatcgtattcgtattgatcaaaattaatcttgacccatggtaccatgttgtaaatgacgtgttgcgtacataaagtaccgtgttgtcaaatgacgtgttgcgtacaatcatgaggtcttatgattaatcttctcgtgttgtttacgggtggtcctgaaatatataaaatcaaatcataagtaaatatatatgaaatatcatattaattagaaatatatgattaatttaatttttctccaaatattttcgtagctaaactagcttcgcatacccgatcttgttttagtcgtagtttcttcattacaactccgtttttgttggttcaacttgccacttccttggatcgagtcaaattttaagaatatgaactgaaaataccttaggttgtattccaaatcacaggttataggtcaaactttggtgaaacttatgaaagtgatcattttccatcataaaaacaacatttaatgatcatttttccaaaaatacttacactttgagttaaaccatgaaattgttatgtgttaacatattcataagaaatatcatttttccagaatatgaacttccaattcaaagcttaagatggtttttaattatccaacccaaaacagcccccggttgcactccgacgacgtagattcagtttctaaggtgttctttgtaaaaccaagttatatcttgttaagttagcatatcattatgatatattaaaggtcttgaagtgttttaaaagtcaagttagaaggatctatttagtttgcgaacaagtttgaaatcattcaaactatgttcttgttgttaaaattttataccacaaaataagatagctatatgaatatgaattgaataagattatgaataaggttactacctcaagttacttggacaaagttactctaagatatgagaaaaatcctagaatcaaaagagtggtggagttggattgaaaggttggaagtaaacttgtttacttggaaggatttttgaagtgttcttgaatggattttcttatgatgattaagggttgtttttgaagctagatcttcatggttatttgctgagattgtgaagaacacttaaggttcctaagagtgtgtttttggttagagaaaatgtgtagtaaaaatgaaaatggaatggagtataaatggtggtgaaaagatgtataaatttgtaatattgtgcaaaagtcttgtaatatgccaaattgattaatcatgcatgctaagatccaaaattggctgactcatggctgctaataaagtgattgtgatgtgtatataccaatagtaaatacgtatagaagctgggtatgatacgggtacatatatcctagatatacgtataaaaatcttgagaaaacggaacgaggattcaaatatagctatcttttgtaaatatacttatattgttttatgtatataaatcctataAAAGTGATAaattacatatctatacgatacatgtataagcattataagttttaagtatttaagtcgaagaacgtcacatatagttatcgttttgaaaacttaagttagtagtctcaaaatatacttataactcattgttattagtacacaatgagatgttaaaacattcttagatcatgttaaatatataaaaatacatatatatacacaaacgtataattatcgtatgttatatagttcgtgatatcatcggtcaaattgaacggtcaaacgttgtgtaaaactcttttcaaaaacataagtctcaacaatttagattgcttatcatgttggtaaggtttaatttatgtaaatattaatcttataagtgtaaaatgatcggaaaaatctgggtcgttacagtacctacccgttaaataaatttcgtcccgaaattttaaagttgtacctattttgcgttctcgggaaacaaatgtgggtacttttgtttcatctgatcctctcgttcccaagtaaattcgggacctcttcaagcattccaacgaaccttaacgattggtatgttgctctgcttgagccgtttaacttcacggtccatgatttcgactggttcttctatgaattgtagtttctcatcgacttggatttcttcaagaggaatggtgagatcttcctttgcaagacatttcttgaggtttgagacgtgaaatgaattatgtactccggcgagttattgtggtaactcgagtcgataggctaccggtccgatgcgttcgattatcttgaacgggcctacataccttgggttcagtttacccctttttccaaaacgtattacacctttccaaggtgatacctttagcataaccatgtcaccaatctgaaactctaatggtttccttcagacatccgcgtagctcttttggcgactacgggctgttttcaatctctccttgatttgtactatcttctcagtcgtttcgtgtatgatctcgggaccagttaattgtcgatctcctacttcattttaacagataggggatctacacttccttccatacagtgcttcaaatggtgcagctttaatgctcgcatgataactgttattatacgagaattctgctaatggtagatacttatcccatccgtttccaaaatcaatcacacatgccctgagcatgtcttcaagagtctaaattgttctttcactctgcccgtcagtttgtggatgatatgcggtgctcatatccaaacgagttcccagggcctcctgtagcgattgccaaaactttgatgtaaatctactatcacgatcggatataatggaaataggtattccatgccttgaaacaatttcctttatgtataatcgtaatagtttctccattctatctgtttcctttataggcaagaaatgtgcagatttggtgagacgatcaactattacccaaatggtgtcataaccccaggcagtcttaggtaactttgtgatgaaatccatggtaataccatcccatttccattctgggatttctggttgttgaagtaaccctgacggcttctggtgttctgctttgactttggaacaagttaaacattccccaacatatgttgcaacatctgtctttaaattaggccaccaataatgcgtcttaagatcttgatacatctttccaactccaggatgtatcgagtatcttgtcttatgtgcctcgttcaatatcaacttccttaatccactcaactttggtacccaaatacggtttgcaaaatatcgaattccgtcttcccgtataacgagttgtttcccatacttcttcattatttcatttcctatgttttctttagtaagagcttctcgttgagcctctttgatttgtgagttgagattcatgcgaatttttatgttcatcgctcgtactcgaattggttcccgttcctttctgcttagagcgtcggccactacattcgctttcccgggatgatagcgaatctcacaatcatagtcgtttatcagctcgacccacctacgttgcctcatgttcagttgtttctgatcaaaaatatgttgaaggcttttatgatcagtaaacacagtgcatttaaccccatataaatagtgtctccatatcttcaatgcaaacactactgctcccaattctaaatcatgcgtcgtataattccgctcgtgaatcttcaattgtcaagatgcgtatgctataactttcttccgttgcataaggacgcaaccaaaaccttgtcgcgaagcgtcacaatatatctcaaaatcatcgttcccttcaggtaacgataaaataggtgctgtagtcaacttcttcttcagtaagtccattcgtacttcttccctttttgcgttaacgctgttaatggtttagctattcgggaaaaatcttgaataaaccttctgtaataaccagctaaacccaaaaattggcgtatctgcgttggtgtcttaggagtctcccatttttcaattgcctcaattttagctggatcaacctgaattcctttgctactaacaacgtggccaagaaattgcacttctttcaaccaaaatgcacacttagaaaatttggcgtataactgttcttttcttaacaattctaataccaaccttaaatgctgctcatgctcttgctcactcttgaaatagataagaatatcgtcaatgaaaacgataacaaacttatctaaatacggactaaaaactcgattcatgaggtccatgaatacagctggcgcattagtcaacccaaacggcataaccaaaaattcgtaatgaccataacgtgtccgaaaagcagtttttggaatatcttcttctttgacacgtaattgatgatagcccgatcttaagtcgattttcgagtacacacatgatccttgcagttgatcaaataagtcatcaattctcggtagtggataccgattcttgatagttaacttatttaattcacgataatctatacacatcctaaaagatccatctttcttcttgacgaataaaatcagagctccccacggtgaagtacttggtcgtatgaatccacggtccagtaattcttttaactgactctgaagttcttttaactcagatggtgcaagtctatatggagcatgagccactggtgcagctcctggtactagatctatttgaaattctacagatctaaatggaggtaatcccggcaactcttccggaaagacttcaggaaaatctcttgccacaggcacgccattgatgctcttcactttttccttcgttttgactttattaacatgtgctaagatagcataacaccctttcttcaagcacttttgagctttcgaacaactaatgagttttagctttgagttacccttctctccataaatcattactggcgttttatccttacgaggaatgcgaatttccttcttggcacacacaacttcagctcctattttggacatccagtccatgccgactattacatcaaaacttcctaattctacaggtatcaaatcaatcttaaatatttctccggctaaatttattttacaatcacggcaaattttatcggctttaattagtttaccattagctaactcaatcatgtacttagcatctagaggtaatgatgaacaattcaatttagcgtaaaagtctctactcacgtaacttctatcggcaccagtatcaaatataatagatgcggataagttattaatggtaaacgtacccgtaacaagctccgggtcttcacacgcctctctagcattaataacaaatgctcttccacgtgcagatccattattcttctctggattcggacactggctcttataatgaccctgtttcccacacccataacaggtaacagtggccaaggcagttctatttgcattagtggcaggagtcttggtgccatttgtatttgtaacaggaatccgacaatcttcagcaagatgaccccttcgattacaattttcgcacaccacattacaataaccagagtgatgtttgtggcatctgttacataaaggattttgtcctttgtaacctgagttcgaaccgctacccacaccttgcgtggtttcttgtttcttgttggattgttgatgattaccttcccactttcttttgtttccccaatgtcttgacatcggtgttcttatccagaataatctggtccatcaactcgttcgccatggtgatggcttcgtgaatagtcttgggtttcgatgctgtaacatttgctttgacatttttaggcaaaccatctttgtacagttctatcttccgttcttcgattggtaccaattcgggacatagcaaagctaattccatgaatcactgattgtagttggtgagttcagtaccaacaactttcaggcttcgtaattcaacttccaacttcctaacctcgttccttggataatactcgttgattagcattgttttgaattcttcccagggagtatcataagatacatctcctcctacgtccttcacatagtttttccaccatgtgagtgcactatcttgtaaggtgcacgatgcatacttggtcatgtccttctcaatacaatcactgattttaaacacagactcaatcttttcgatccaccaggttaaaccgactggtccttctgttccactgaatgatgagggcttgcaaccttgaaaagttttgtaagtacatctcacacgaggatttgggttaactgcaacacctctcgcagcctcgacccataacattctgtcgtccactcgctgattgatgagtttctcgatttcttgttccgtcattcggttcaatcgcgccataatcttcaataagaatgaaaaaaaataattattcacatggaatattatagatgtagtatgtatttacagtacatcgtagcttattaataatatgaaccagttattattataaaagccttttcttcttattagcgttttataattatatctagggtagtacttacccgttaaagttcatacttaatagcgtagtacagaaatcaattactatcacccaaataatactcaaccatggaaaattattgcatttcacacttcactattttacatatgcttatcttacatcaaacattaagcaaaccacactagtaatattatacaaaatgttatatgatcccatggtttaaaacaacagcgcatcatttaacccaaagcgtttgtgttcaaagaaatcgcttaaagtttatcctggttgtctccctgcgttttggctgaggaaccgaagaactggatgtcgggatagaactaataggattggcgggaataggtgtggaagtatctggtggagttggtaccacaacatcctctctagactcgggatttggattttccatttcagtagcctttcgtttctttcctcgttcgaacttgtctttcgtaatttcctgtatttcttcctcctcaggatactttccggttcctcttcaattgattcatccggaacttgtgagtcttccccaaaggtgtcgttttcattatcggataggttaatgactggaacaccatctgaagattctggttcggagtcgctgaatgtgataacaagttctaagctagacatctatcacataacaactagcatgttagtatcaaataatatttacatattaatttttttaaccaacagggataagcaatagttttctaaatcaaacacggtcaaagtccagactcactaatgcatcctaacaaactcgataagacacactaatgcaaattttctggttctctaagaccaacgctctgataccacatgtgataacccgaccttaaccataaggacgaatacaataacatatgatttcatcgcgaggtattgacctctatatgcgacatttttcaaaaactgcattcgtttttacaatacaaaccatagcttttattacaaatacaaggtttaaacaacttaataatgattatcatttagcgataatcttagacttacaaactttacatgtgataataacaatacgacctccaacatattttacattacaaatcctccgatatgcagttttatttttgacacagatatgcatactcaagatcttgcttaaattcaacatgttgcagcggaagcttttagttatcacctgagaataaacatgcgtaaaacgtcaacataaagttggtgagatataggtttaatgccggcagcgttataaatatagaccacaagatttcatatataaacgttttaataaaaatattctaagttgttgagcacttgataaccatacttaacatttaatcaatgtcgcatattccctttattatgaaatcttactacaccgtaccaagtgtagtcaccgaaacgaagtactgtgcaaccgttgaatactggtcgtccagtctggttgaggttgtcaggcccgatagatctatcaacaggattcgcgtttacaatacctcatgtaaataatagttaccaagttacagggaagtatgccagtggtacaactcaacgtagaatatatatttttaatcacttgtgtccataacgtaaatcataaaatgcatgtattctcatcccgaaatatttagagtttaaaagtgggactatatactcacttttgccttgaaggtatttatcacgacttggtctccgatagatatcacgaacctaaccatatatataatatatcaacatattttctttttaagtaatcgttacatatatatatatatatatatatatatatatatatatatatatatatatatacttttaatacttttaatattttcttagtccgtagttagtagtccgatgttagtggtccacaattagttgctcaataaaataaataaagaccccatcgtattcgtattgatcagaattaatcttgacccatggtaccatgttgtcaaatgacgtgttgcgtacataaagtaccgtgttgtcaaatgacgtgttgcgtacaatcatgaggtcttatgtttaatcttctcgtgttgtttacgggtggtcctgaaatatataaaatcaaatcataagtaaatatatatgaaatatcatattaattagaaatatataattaatttaatttttctccaaatattttcgtagctaaactagcttcgcatacccgatcttgttttagtcgtattttcttcattacaactc is from Rutidosis leptorrhynchoides isolate AG116_Rl617_1_P2 chromosome 10, CSIRO_AGI_Rlap_v1, whole genome shotgun sequence and encodes:
- the LOC139870171 gene encoding uncharacterized protein, with product MSTARAYQQSTATSYDTNNGSLAILQVGHRHYRPYYRALRGIKFLVVAIDYFSKWVEAKALVTITSRRSRNFFWEVIVCSLVYGTEAIIPVEILVPTKRVQSFDESSNHEGLRANLDMLEECREIAAIREAMNKQKISKYYDKHVKPLSFKVAEYVWHNNEASQAEDTGKLGPNWEGPYEIICTSAIGSYILAEVTGRRVPRTWHATNLKRCYI